The following coding sequences lie in one Microtus ochrogaster isolate Prairie Vole_2 chromosome 6, MicOch1.0, whole genome shotgun sequence genomic window:
- the LOC101987391 gene encoding alpha-1,3-mannosyl-glycoprotein 4-beta-N-acetylglucosaminyltransferase-like protein MGAT4E — MRCSIRQCFKTSLAIILLWFFIILKVPEEIEDVQNVVTILWGTGRAQWEEALSGAGVWIYPLSHKLATFMCHVSQAWLTVGITSVSRQGQGGLLDTLASLYHASSVAEQKRITVLVHLADSNSSWLRKTVLHISSLYSSQILAGQLLLIHAPSDAYPTVNYDQNELPQGQLYSKQNVDHAFLVSFAAKLSTYFLLIEDDVFCAPNFITHIHLKVINRKPHTWVLLEFSNMGFLGKLFHNRDLPLLARFLLLFHKERPLDWLIPHFRILLDQPNPILCRPFLFYHRLARFTLENKTLTAQEKNRHGPDVLPGAVFTDMRHSGVHSPQEAYALDESFFWTYNVTTGNYWIVILNHPANLNRVQIRTGSIMDGKHILKKGQVELGYQPEGEPPNCTHFTLLGHLVQGQMDQIVLKSIGYQVSCVKLTVNANQAGGLMIRHVYLWEGDALNEALTRADGMGEYE, encoded by the exons ATGCGCTGTTCCATCAGGCAGTGCTTCAAAACCTCTCTGGCCATCATATTGCTGTGGTTCTTCATCATCCTGAAGGTGCCTGAGGAAATTGAAGACGTCCAAAATGTGGTGACTATTCTTTGGGGAACTGGGCGTGCACAGTGGGAAG AAGCTCTGAGTGGAGCTGGGGTGTGGATCTACCCATTATCCCATAAACTGGCTACATTTATGTGTCATGTTTCTCAag CATGGCTGACGGTGGGGATCACCTCAGTGTCACGACAGGGTCAAGGTGGCCTCTTGGATACACTGGCCTCCCTGTACCATGCCTCCTCCGTAGCCGAACAGAAACGGATAACGGTGCTGGTTCACCTGGCAGATTCCAACTCTTCCTGGCTCAGAAAAACTGTTCTCCATATTTCAAGCCTCTACAGCTCACAGATCTTGGCAGGGCAATTGCTGTTGATCCATGCCCCATCCGATGCCTACCCCACTGTGAATTACGACCAGAATGAGCTCCCTCAGGGGCAGCTGTACTCCAAGCAGAATGTAGACCATGCCTTCCTCGTGAGCTTTGCCGCAAAGCTCTCTACTTACTTCCTGTTGATAGAGGACGATGTCTTTTGTGCCCCCAATTTCATCACCCACATTCACTTAAAGGTGATCAACAGGAAGCCCCACACATGGGTGCTCCTGGAGTTCTCTAATATGGGCTTTCTTGGCAAACTTTTCCACAACAGGGACCTTCCTCTCCTGGCccgtttcctcctcctcttccacaaggAGCGACCACTCGACTGGCTGATCCCTCACTTCCGTATCCTCCTGGATCAGCCAAACCCAATCCTCTGTAGACCTTTCCTCTTCTACCACAGGTTAGCTCGCTTCACTTTGGAGAACAAGACCTTAACAGCCCAGGAGAAAAATCGCCACGGTCCTGACGTCCTCCCCGGAGCTGTATTCACAGACATGAGGCACTCTGGTGTTCACTCCCCCCAGGAGGCCTACGCTCTGGATGAGTCCTTCTTTTGGACCTACAATGTCACTACAGGGAACTATTGGATAGTGATTTTGAACCATCCAGCGAACCTGAACAGAGTGCAGATAAGAACAGGCTCCATCATGGACGGAAAGCACATCCTCAAAAAAGGACAGGTAGAGCTAGGCTACCAGCCTGAAGGTGAGCCCCCCAACTGTACCCACTTTaccctgctgggccatcttgtgCAAGGGCAGATGGATCAGATCGTTCTGAAAAGCATTGGGTACCAAGTGAGCTGTGTGAAGCTGACGGTAAATGCCAATCAGGCCGGTGGTCTCATGATCAGGCATGTCTACCTCTGGGAGGGTGATGCTTTAAACGAAGCGCTGACCAGAGCTGACGGCATGGGAGAGTATGAATGA